One part of the Apus apus isolate bApuApu2 chromosome 23, bApuApu2.pri.cur, whole genome shotgun sequence genome encodes these proteins:
- the ITPR3 gene encoding inositol 1,4,5-trisphosphate receptor type 3 isoform X1 produces MNEMSSFLHIGDIVSLYAEGSVNGFISTLGLVDDRCVVEPAAGDLDNPPKKFRDCLFKVCPMNRYSAQKQYWKAKQTKQDKEKIADVVLLQKLQHAAQMEQKQNETENKKVHGDVVKYGSVIQLLHMKSNKYLTVNKRLPALLEKNAMRVTLDATGNEGSWLFIQPFWKLRSNGDNVVVGDKVILNPVNAGQPLHASNYELADNAGCKEVNSVNCNTSWKINLFMQFCDHMEEVLKGGDVVRLFHAEQEKFLTCDEYKGKLHVFLRTTLRQSATSATSSNALWEVEVVHHDPCRGGAGHWNGLYRFKHLATGNYLAAEENPSYKGDVAEPKAAPTGGSGRASRRNTGEKIKYRLVAVPHGNDIASLFELDPTTLQKTDSFVPRNSYVRLRHLCTNTWIQSTNVPIDIDEERPIRLMLGTCPTKEDKEAFAIVSVPVSEIRDLDFANDASSMLANVVEKMNEGFLSQNDRRFVIQLLEDLVFFVSDVPNNGQNVLDIVVTKPNRERQKLMREQNILKQIFGILKAPFKDKGGEGPLVRLEELSDQKNAPYQYMFRLCYRVLRHSQEDYRKNQEHIAKQFGMMQSQIGYDILAEDTITALLHNNRKLLEKHITKTEVETFVSLVRKNREPRFLDYLSDLCVSNHIAIPVTQELICKCVLDPKNSDILIKTELRPVKEMSQTHEYLSIEYSEEEVWLTWTDKNNDHHEKSIRQLAQEARAGNAHDENVLSYYRYQLKLFARMCLDRQYLAIKEISQQLGVDLIFLCMADEMLPFDLRASFCHLMLHVHVDRDPQELVMPVKFARLWTEIPTAITIKDYDSNLNASRDDKKNKFASTMEFVEDYLNNVVSEAVPFANEEKNKLTFEVVSLAHNLIYFGFYSFSELLRLTRTLLGIIDCVQNPQLMMQTVYNDEVTGKNVRRSIQGVGQMMSTMVLSRKQSIFSPPSLSAGSAPEQVDRGRSIENENIVVMETKLKILEILQFILNVRLDYRISYLLSVFKKEFVEVYPMQDSAADGTAPAFDSTTAAMNLDRIGEHAEAMFGVGKTSSMLEVDDEGGRMFLRVLIHLTMHDYPPLISGSLQLLFKHFSQRQEVLNTFKQVQLLISAQDVENYKVIKSELDKLRTMVEKSELWVDKKGSSKGDSTVEGNKKEKKEHTADEEVIAPGEKSSENYQLVKGILERLNKMCGVGEQVRKKQQRLLKNMDAHKVMLDLLQIPYEKVGGQKPAGPKVPWGDAKMMEILKFTHQFLQKFCAGNQENQALLHKHLNLFLTPGLLEAETMQHIFLNNYQLCSEINETVPQHFIHCVATHGRHVQYLDFLHTIIKAEGKYVKKCQDMIMTELTNAGDDVVVFYNDKASLATLLEMMTAARDGVEENSPLMYHISLVDLLAACAEGKNVYTEIKCTSLLPLEDVVRVVTHEDCITEVKMAYVNFVNHCYVDTEVEMKEIYTSNHIWTLFENFTLDMAQMCKKREKRLPDPTLEKYVLTVVLDTINAFFSSPFSENSTSLQTHQTIVVQLLQSTMRLLECPWLQQQHKSSVEACIRTLAMVAKSRSIALPMDLDAHVSSLLNSSSTSTVQRNTSNYKAATRTFPRVSTTPNQWDYKNIIEKLQDIINALEDRLKPLVEAELSVLVDVLHRPELLFMEGTEAFQRCESGGFLSKLVQHTKDLMETEEKLCIKVLRTLQQMLVKRNRYGERGNLLRKMLMNNYLQNKKSSSKGEMADAAGGGQDQDWSAIAAVQCRLDREGATKLVADLIMNTKNEKIFQESILLAIRLLDGGNTEIQKSFYNLMTSDKKSEKFFKVLHDRMKKAQQETKSTVSVNMSDIGNKPREDKEEPDPATKGRGETFLMPGTPTRYPMAMGFRKGHDTGEQGQNNEMGVTVLIMEPILRFLQLLCENHNRDLQNFLRCQNNKTNYNLVCETLQFLDIMCGSTTGGLGLLGLYINEYNVALITQTLETLTEYCQGPCHENQSCIVTHESNGIDIITALILNDISPLCKYRMDLVLQLKDNASKLLLALMESRHDSENAERILISLRPQELVDVIKKAYLQEEECENAEVSPREVGHNIYILALQLSRHNKSLQQLLKPVKRIQEEEEEGISSMLSLNNKQLTQMLKSTAPVQEEEEDPLAYYEKHTSQIEIVRLDRSMEQIIFPVPGICEFLTKETKYRLFTTTEQDEQGSKVSDFFDQSSFLHNEMEWQKKLRSMPLMYWFSRRMTLWGSISFNLAVFINIIIAFFYPYVEATSMGVLDSPLISLLFWILICFSIMALFTKRYGVRPLLVALILRSIYYLGIGLTLNILGALNLTNKIVFVVSFVGNRGTFIRGYKAMIMDVEFLYHVGYIVTSVLGLFVHELFYSILLFDLIYREETLFNVIKSVTRNGRSILLTALLALILVYLFSIVGFLFLKDDFILEVDRLPESKAKDDPLGMQRNMETFMESCSGDKISCSAVPTALEETEADQWERACDTLLMCIVTVLNHGLRNGGGVGDILRKPSKDESLFPARVVYDLLFFFIVIIIVLNLIFGVIIDTFADLRSEKQKKEEILKTTCFICGLERDKFDNKTVSFEEHIKYEHNMWNYLYFIVLVRVKNKTDYTGPESYVAQMIKNKNLDWFPRMRAMSLVSNEGEGEQNEIRNLQDKLNTTMKLVSHLTSQLNELKEQMTEQRKRRQRMGFVDVQNSMNH; encoded by the exons GGGGACGTGGTGAGGCTGTTCCATGCCGAGCAGGAGAAGTTCCTCACCTGTGATGAGTACAAAGGGAAGCTGCACGTATTCCTCCGCACCACCCTGAGGCAGTCAGCTACCTCAGCCACCAGCTCCAACGCCCTGTGGGAAGTGGAG GTTGTCCACCACGACCCGTGCCGGGGGGGAGCCGGGCACTGGAATGGCTTGTACCGCTTCAAGCACCTCGCCACGGGCAACTACCTGGCAGCAGAG GAAAACCCAAGTTATAAAGGAGACGTGGCTGAGCCCAAAGCAGCGCCCACG GGGGGCAGCGGCCGCGCCAGCCGCAGGAACACGGGGGAGAAGATCAAATACCGGCTGGTGGCCGTGCCCCACGGCAACGACATCGCCTCCCTCTTCGAGCTGGACCCCACCACGCTGCAGAAAACCGACTCCTTCGTCCCACG GAACTCCTACGTGAGGCTGCGCCACCTCTGCACCAACACCTGGATCCAGAGCACCAATGTGCCCATTGACATCGATGAGGAGAGGCCCATTCGCCTCATG CTGGGCACGTGCCCCACcaaagaagacaaagaagcTTTTGCCATCGTCTCCGTGCCAGTGTCTGAGATCCGGGACCTGGACTTTGCAAACGACGCCAGCTCGATGTTGGCCAACGTGGTGGAGAAGATGAACGAAGGTTTTCTCAGCCAGAACGACCGGAG GTTTGTGATCCAGCTGTTGGAGGACTTGGTGTTTTTTGTCAGTGATGTCCCCAACAATGGCCAGAACGTACTGGACATTGTGGTGACCAAGCCCAACCGGGAGCGGCAGAAGCTGATGCGGGAGCAGAACATCCTGAAGCAG ATCTTTGGGATCCTGAAAGCCCCCTTCAAGGACAAGGGTGGGGAAGGGCCCCTGGTGCGGCTGGAGGAGCTGTCGGACCAGAAGAACGCTCCCTACCAGTACATGTTCCGGCTGTGCTACCGCGTGCTGCGGCACTCCCAGGAGGACTATCGCAAGAACCAG gagCACATCGCCAAGCAGTTTGGCATGATGCAGTCCCAGATTGGCTACGACATCCTGGCTGAGGACACCATCACGGCCCTGCTGCACAACAACCGcaagctgctggagaagcacATCACCAAGACTGAGGTGGAGACCTTTGTCAGCCTGGTGCGCAAGAACCGCGAGCCACG GTTCTTGGACTACCTCTCAGACCTGTGCGTGTCCAACCACATTGCCATCCCTGTCACCCAGGAGCTGATCTGCAAGTGTGTGCTGGACCCAAAGAACAGTGACATCCTCATCAAAACTGA GCTGAGGCCAGTGAAGGAAATGTCCCAGACCCACGAGTACCTGAGCATCGAGTACTCAGAGGAGGAGGTTTGGCTCACCTGGACGGACAAGAACAATGACCACCACGAGAAAAGCATCCGGCAGCTGGCACAGGAGGCCCGGGCTGGCAATGCCCATGATGAGAACGTTCTCAGCTACTACAG GTACCAGCTGAAGCTCTTTGCCCGCATGTGCCTGGATCGCCAGTACTTGGCCATCAAGGAGatctcccagcagctgggtgTGGACCTGATCTTCCTCTGCATGGCAGATGAGATGCTGCCCTTTGATCTCCGGGCGTCCTTCTGCCACCTCATGTTACACGTGCACGTGGACAGGGACCCCCAGGAGCTGGTGATGCCCGTGAAGTTTGCACGGCTCTGGACCGAGATCCCCACAGCCATCACCATCAAAGA CTACGACTCTAACCTCAATGCCTCACGGGACGACAAGAAGAACAAGTTTGCCAGCACCATGGAGTTTGTGGAGGACTACCTCAACAACGTGGTGAGCGAGGCGGTGCCCTTTGCCAACGAGGAGAAGAACAAGCTCACGTTCGAG gttGTCAGCCTTGCCCACAACCTCATCTACTTCGGCTTCTACAGCTTCAGTGAGCTGCTGCGCCTGACACGGACACTGCTGGGCATCATTGACTGTGTCCAGAACCCCCAGCTGATGATGCAGACAGTCTACAACGACGAGGTGACAG GGAAGAACGTGAGGAGATCGATCCAGGGCGTTGGGCAGATGATGTCCACCATGGTGCTGAGCAGGAAGCAGTCCATCTTCAGCCCTCCAAGCCTCAGTGCTGGGTCTGCCCCAGAGCAAGTGGACAGAGGGAGGAGCATTGAGAATGAGAACATTGTGGTGATGGAGACCAAGCTGAAGATTCTGGAGATCTTGCAG tTCATCCTGAACGTGCGGCTGGACTACAGGATTTCCTACCTGCTTTCTGTCTTCAAGAAGGAGTTTGTGGAAGTCTATCCCATGCAGGACAGTGCAGCTGATGGGACAGCTCCAGCCTTTGACTCCACAA ctgcagccatgaACCTGGACCGGATCGGCGAGCACGCAGAAGCCATGTTCGGTGTGGG GAAGACGAGCAGCATGTTAGAGGTGGATGACGAGGGAGGGAGGATGTTTCTGCGGGTTCTGATCCACCTGACCATGCATGACTACCCACCGCTCATCTCcggctccctgcagctcctcttcaAGCACTTCAGCCAGAGGCAGGAGGTCTTGAACACCTTCAAACAG GTTCAGCTCCTCATCTCAGCCCAGGATGTGGAGAACTACAAGGTGATCAAGTCAGAGCTGGACAAACTCCGCACCATGGTGGAGAAATCGGAGCTCTGGGTGGACAAGAAGGGCAGCAGCAAAGGGGACAGCACGGTGGAGGGCAacaagaaggagaagaaagag CACACTGCTGATGAAGAGGTCATTGCTCCAGGAGAGAAGAGTAGTGAGAACTACCAGTTAGTCAAGGGG ATCCTGGAGCGGCTGAATAAGATGTGTGGGGTGGGAGAGCAAGTGCGCAAGAAGCAGCAGCGCCTGCTGAAGAACATGGATGCCCACAAAGTGATGCTGGATCTGCTGCAGATCCCATACGAGAAGGTGGGTGGGCAGAAGCCAGCTGGTCCCAAAGTGCCCTGG GGTGATGCCAAGATGATGGAGATCCTGAAATTCACCCACCAGTTCCTGCAGAAGTTCTGTGCTGGCAATCAGGAAAACCAGGCCCTGCTGCACAAACACCTCAACCTGTTCTTGACCCCAGGG CTCCTGGAGGCTGAGACCATGCAGCACATCTTCCTCAACAACTACCAGCTCTGCTCGGAGATCAACGAGACGGTGCCACAGCACTTCATCCACTGCGTGGCCACCCACGGCCGCCACGTGCAGTACCTGGACTTCTTGCACACCATCATCAAGGCTGAGGGCAAGTACGTCAAGAAGTGCCAGGACATGATCATGACTGAG CTCACCAACGCTGGGGACGACGTGGTGGTTTTCTACAATGACAAGGCTTCGTTGGCCACCCTCTTGGAGATGATGACAGCAGCCAGGGATGGGGTGGAGGAGAACAGCCCACTGATGTACCACATCTCCCTGGTGGACCTATTGGCTGCCTGCGCCGAGGGCAAGAATGTCTACACGGAGATCAAGTGCACGTCCCTGCTGCCCTTGGAGGACGTGGTGCGGGTGGTGACACATGAGGATTGCATCACGGAG GTGAAGATGGCCTATGTGAACTTTGTCAACCACTGCTATGTGGACACGGAGGTGGAGATGAAGGAGATCTACACCAGCAATCACATCTGGACTCTTTTTGAGAACTTCACCCTGGACATGGCCCAG ATGTGCAAGAAGCGAGAGAAGCGCCTACCGGACCCCACGCTGGAGAAGTACGTGCTGACGGTGGTGCTGGACACCATCAACGCGTTCTTCAGCTCCCCCTTCTCAGAGAACAGCACCTCTCTGCAG aCCCACCAGACCATTGTGGTGCAGCTTCTCCAGTCCACCATGAGGCTGCTGGAGtgtccctggctgcagcagcagcacaagagcTCAGTGGAAGCCTGCATCCGCACGCTGGCCATGGTTG ccAAGAGCCGCTCCATCGCGCTGCCCATGGACCTGGACGCCCACGTCAGCTCCCTGCTCAacagcagctccaccagcacGGTGCAGAGGAACACATCCAACTACAAGGCAGCCACACGGACCTTCCCCCGTGTCTCCACCACCCCCAACCAGTGGGACTACAAGAACATCATAGAGAAGCTGCAG GACATCATCAATGCCCTGGAGGATCGCTTGAAACCGCTGGTGGAGGCTGAGCTGTCTGTCCTGGTGGATGTCCTCCATCGGCCGGAGCTGCTGTTCATGGAGGGGACGGAGGCGTTTCAGCGATGTGAGAGCGGAGGGTTCCTCTCCAA gctggtGCAGCACACCAAGGACCTGATGGAGACGGAGGAGAAGCTGTGCATCAAGGTGCTGAGGACGCTGCAGCAGATGCTGGTGAAGAGGAACAGATACGGCGAGAGG GGCAACCTGCTGCGGAAAATGCTCATGAACAATTACCTGCAGAACAAGAAGTCCAGCTCCAAAGGAGAAATGGCAGATGCTGCTGGGGGAG GCCAAGACCAGGACTGGTCGGCTATCGCTGCTGTCCAGTGCCGCCTGGACCGAGAAGGGGCCACCAAGTTGGTGGCTGACCTCATCATGAACACCAAGAACGAGAAGATCTTCCAAGAGAGCATCCTGCTCGCCATCCGGCTGCTGGACGGAGGCAACACTGAGATCCAG AAATCCTTTTACAACCTCATGACGAGCGACAAGAAGTCTGAGAAGTTCTTCAAAGTTCTGCACGACCGCATGAAGAAGGCACAGCAGGAGACCAAGTCCACGGTGTCTGTGAACATGAGTGACATCGGGAACAAGCCTCGTGAGGACAAGGAGGAGCCTGACCCTGCCACCAAAG GACGAGGAGAGACCTTCCTGATGCCTGGTACCCCCACCCGCTACCCCATGGCCATGGGGTTTCGGAAGGGCCACGACACCGGGGAGCAGGGTCAGAACAATGAGATGGGGGTGACAGTCCTGATCATGGAGCCCATCCTGCGGTTCCTGCAACTGCTCTGCGAGAACCACAACCGGGACCTGCAG AACTTCCTCCGGTGCCAGAACAACAAGACTAACTACAACCTGGTGTGTGAGACCCTGCAGTTCCTCGACATCATGTGTGGAAGCACCacaggggggctggggctgctgggcctCTACATCAATGAGTACAACGTGGCCCTCATCACCCAGACCCTGGAGACCCTGACCGAGTACTGCCAAGGGCCCTGCCATGAGAACCAG AGCTGCATCGTGACCCACGAGTCCAACGGGATTGACATCATCACAGCCCTCATCCTCAACGACATCAGCCCCCTCTGCAAGTACCGCATGGACCtggtcctgcagctgaag GACAATGCTTCCAAGCTCCTCTTGGCCCTCATGGAGAGCAGACATGACAGTGAAAACGCTGAGCGGATCCTCATCAGCCTCCGCCCGCAGGAACTG gTCGATGTGATTAAGAAGGCCTAtctgcaggaggaggagtgTGAAAATGCTGAGGTTTCCCCCCGGGAAGTTGGTCACAACATTTACATCCTGGCGCTGCAG CTGTCACGACACAACaagtctctgcagcagctcctgaagcCAGTGAAGAGAAtccaggaagaggaggaggaggggatcTCATCCATG CTCAGCCTAAACAACAAGCAGCTGACCCAGATGCTGAAGTCGACGGCCCCAGtccaggaagaagaggaggatcCACTGGCATATTATGAGAAACACACCTCCCAGATTGAG ATCGTGCGCCTGGACCGGagcatggagcagatcatcttccCAGTGCCTGGAATCTGTGAGTTCCTCACCAAGGAGACCAAGTACCGACTCTTCACCACCACGGAGCAGGATGAGCAAGGCAGCAAAGTCAGTGATTTCTTCGACCAGTCGTCCTTCCTCCACAACGAGATGGAATGGCAGAAGAAGCTGCGCA gcATGCCGCTGATGTACTGGTTCTCCCGCAGAATGACACTCTGGGGAAGCATTTCCTTCAACCTGGCTGTCTTCATCAACATAATCATTGCTTTCTTCTACCCCTATGTTGAAGCCACTTCCATGG GAGTGCTGGATTCCCCGCTGATCTCACTGCTCTTCTGGATCCTGATCTGCTTCTCCATCATGGCCCTGTTCACCAAGCGTTACGGTGTGCGACCACTCCTCGTGGCCCTGATCCTGAGATCCATTTATTACCTGGGGATCGGGCTCACCCTCAACATCCTGGGGGCCCTCAAT CTGACCAACAAGATTGTGTTTGTGGTGAGCTTCGTGGGCAATCGTGGGACCTTCATCCGAGGCTACAAGGCCATGATCATGGACGTGGAGTTTCTTTACCATGTTGGCTACATTGTGACCAGCGTCCTGGGCCTCTTTGTGCACGAACTCTTCTACAGCATCCTG CTGTTTGACTTGATCTACCGTGAGGAGACCTTGTTTAATGTCATCAAGAGCGTGACGCGGAACGGCCGCTCCATCCTGCTGACTGCCCTGCTGGCCCTCATCCTCGTCTACCTCTTCTCCATCGTGGGCTTCCTGTTCCTGAAGGATGACTTCATCCTGGAGGTGGACCGGCTGCCAGAGAGCAAAGCCAAAG ATGACCCCTTGGGGATGCAAAGGAACATGGAGACCTTCATGGAGTCATGTAGCGGGGACAAAAttagctgctctgctgtgcccaCTGCCTTGGAAG AAACAGAGGCTGACCAGTGGGAACGTGCCTGTGACACGCTGCTCATGTGCATTGTCACTGTCCTGAACCACGGCCTGAGGAACGGAGGGGGCGTGGGGGACATCCTGCGGAAGCCATCCAAGGAT GAGTCCTTGTTTCCTGCTCGGGTTGTCTACgacctcctcttcttcttcattGTCATTATCATTGTTCTTAACCTCATCTTTGGGGTCATTATTGACACCTTCGCTGATCTGAGGAGCGAGAAGCAAAAGAAGGAGGAGATACTGAAGACCACCTGCTTCATATGTG gaCTCGAAAGGGACAAGTTTGACAACAAGACCGTGTCCTTTGAGGAGCACATTAAATATGAGCACAACATGTGGAACTACTTGTACTTCATAGTCCTGGTGCGAGTGAAGAACAAGACGGACTACACCGGGCCCGAGAGTTACGTGGCACAGATGATAAAG AACAAGAACCTTGACTGGTTCCCCCGGATGCGAGCCATGTCACTGGTCAGCAATGAAGGGGAAGGGGAACAGAACGAGATCCGAAACCTGCAAGACAAACTCAACACCACGATGAAGCTGGTGTCCCACCTCACCTCCCAGCTGAACGAGCTGAAGGAACAG ATGACAGAGCAACGGAAGCGCAGGCAAAGGATGGGTTTTGTGGATGTCCAGAATTCCATGAACCACTAA